The genomic segment GCGGTTCCTGTCGCCGGACGTTGTCGAGCGGCACATCGTCCCCGAGGTCGAGAAGCTCAAGCCCAACCTCCACCGGAACTACATCCCGCGGCACAAGAAGGGCGGCAGCGTCAGCTACTACGCGCTCTCGGAGAAGGCGCCGGTCTTCCTCGACCTCTACAAGTCCCCCGCCTTCGTCGATTTCCTCGGCCGGCTCGCGGATGCGCGCGTGATGCCGTGCCCCGAGAACGACCCGCACGCTTGCGCGCTCTACTACTACACCGAGCCCGGTGATCACATCGGCTTCCACTACGACACCTCGTACTACAAGGGCGCCCGGTACACGGTCCTCGTGGGGCTGGTCGAGCGGTCGAGCTCGCGCCTCGTCTGCCAGCTCTACAAGGACGACCCCGGACGGGAGACGCGCGAGCTCGAGCTCGCCACAGTCCCGGGTTCGATCGTGATCTTCAACGGCGACAAGCTCTACCACGCGATCACCCCGCTGGGCGAGGGCGAGGAGCGCGTGAGCCTCACCATGGAGTACGTCACGAACCCGGAGATGGCGACCTTCAAGCGGCTCTTCTCGAACCTGAAGGATGCCTTCGCCTATTTCGGCGTGCGGGCTGTCCTGGGCGGGGGGAGGTCCCGCACCGCCGGCGCACCCGAAGGGAGCGGCCGGGGCGGACGATGAGTTCCATCAAGCGGGCGCTGGTCAGTGTGCACGACAAAGCCGGTGTGGTGGACCTCGCCCGCGGGCTGGTCGCCCTGGGGGCGGAGATCCTCTCCACCGGGGGGACGGCGAAGGTCCTCCGCGAGGCGGGGATCCCGCTGCGTGAGGTCTCGGAGGTGACGGGGGCCCCCGAGATGCTCGACGGGCGGGTGAAGACGCTTCACCCGAAGATTCACGCGGCGATCCTGGCGCGGCGCGAGAAGCCCGAGCACCTTGCCCAGCTCCAGGCCCACGGGATCCCGCCGATCGATCTCGTCGCGATCAACCTCTACCCGTTCGAGCAAACCGTCGCGCGTCCCGGCGTCGAGCCGGATGAGGCGGTGGAGCAGATCGACATCGGCGGCCCAACCCTGATCAGGGCCGCGGCCAAGAACTGGGAATCGGTCGTGGTGCTCACCGACCCCGGCCAGTACACGCCGGTCCTCGACGAGCTGAGACAGCGCGGCGGGCTCTCGAGGGAGACGCGCTACCGCCTGGCGCGCGAGGCGTTCCGCCGGACGGCCCAGTACGACGCGGCGATCGCGGCCTGGTTCCGCGATCCCCAGGCCGTGCCGCGGTCCGCCCAGGCGTCTGCAGAGCCGGCGTTCCCGCCCGTCTTGAAGCTCGAGGCCGAGCTGCTCCGGCAGCTCCGCTACGGCGAGAATCCCCACCAGAGCGCGGCGTTCTACCGGCTTGTGGACGCCTCCCCGTTCGGGCTGGCCGCGGCGCGCCAGCTCCACGGTCCCGAGCTCTCCTACAACAATCTCCTGGACGCTTCCGCCGCGCTCGGTCTCGTGATGGAGTTCGACGAGCCCGCCGCCGTCGTGATCAAGCACACCAACCCGTGCGGAGTCGGTCTCGGCGCGAGCGTGGCCGAGGCGCTGGGGCGCGCGAAGGCGTCGGACCCGGTCTCCATTTTCGGGGGGATCGTCGGCGTGAACCGTCCGCTCGAGCTCGAAGCGGTGAAGCAGCTTGCCGGGATCCTGATCGAGGTCCTGATCGCCCCGTCGTACGCCTCCGCCGCGCTGGAGGAGCTCAGGCGGACGAAGCAGAAGTGCCGGGTCCTGGAGCTGCCCTGCGACCGTCGAAGTCTCCTGCAGCCGCGCCTCGAGTACCGGAGCGTGCCGGGCGGGCTCCTGGTGCAGGACGCGGATGCGAAAGATCTGGATGAGGGCGCGCTCACGGTGGTCTCGCGGCGCCCGCCCACCGCCGAGGAGTGGGCGGGGCTTCGGTTTGCGTGGAAGGTGGCGAAGCACGTCAAGTCCAACGCCATCGTCCTCGCCACCCGCGACCAGCTGATCGGCGTCGGGGCGGGACAGATGAGCCGCGTGGATGCGGCGCGGCTCGCCGTCCTGCGCGCGAAGGAGCTCGGGCTCGAGACCAGGGGGACGGTGTGCGCCTCGGACGCCTTCTTCCCGTTCCGCGATGGGCTCGACGTCGTGGCGCAGGCGGGAG from the Candidatus Rokuibacteriota bacterium genome contains:
- the purH gene encoding bifunctional phosphoribosylaminoimidazolecarboxamide formyltransferase/IMP cyclohydrolase: MSSIKRALVSVHDKAGVVDLARGLVALGAEILSTGGTAKVLREAGIPLREVSEVTGAPEMLDGRVKTLHPKIHAAILARREKPEHLAQLQAHGIPPIDLVAINLYPFEQTVARPGVEPDEAVEQIDIGGPTLIRAAAKNWESVVVLTDPGQYTPVLDELRQRGGLSRETRYRLAREAFRRTAQYDAAIAAWFRDPQAVPRSAQASAEPAFPPVLKLEAELLRQLRYGENPHQSAAFYRLVDASPFGLAAARQLHGPELSYNNLLDASAALGLVMEFDEPAAVVIKHTNPCGVGLGASVAEALGRAKASDPVSIFGGIVGVNRPLELEAVKQLAGILIEVLIAPSYASAALEELRRTKQKCRVLELPCDRRSLLQPRLEYRSVPGGLLVQDADAKDLDEGALTVVSRRPPTAEEWAGLRFAWKVAKHVKSNAIVLATRDQLIGVGAGQMSRVDAARLAVLRAKELGLETRGTVCASDAFFPFRDGLDVVAQAGATAVIHPGGSVRDQEVIACADEHGMAMVLTGIRHFRH